One region of Bombus affinis isolate iyBomAffi1 chromosome 5, iyBomAffi1.2, whole genome shotgun sequence genomic DNA includes:
- the LOC126916235 gene encoding GATOR complex protein WDR24-like isoform X1 — MRKSPLNTPCSSKEKQSYNWKSNHYRSRTDYNCRKSDSYQYTSSNSGQGYSGDDFIPLNNSTPVSEYKKFNNNWHGFESHNHCNSGSGRFNHYRNNYYSTPKLNFNNSYSPYKLPGKQLFYGQKKGFHKDTRRQNDISRYIDLKSFLEDPWAELTKKLMKDKEAIGNESSKIVLSLSPQLAYVHTESYSESKSTSSIDNSYCSPESKSESSIDGKFGLDDTDISNVSRTESSIDLKVDSVKFSQESKNDNVCNNNDDSVNEGILNENNVSNINDICSSKMNIIQDLK, encoded by the exons ATGAGAAAGTCTCCTCTAAATACGCCATGTAGTAGTAAAGAAAAACAGAGTTATAATTGGAAATCAAATCACTATAGAAGTAGAACAGATTATAATTGTCGTAAAAGTGATAGTTATCAGTATACTTCATCAAATAGTGGTCAAGGATATTCTGGAGATGATTTTATTCCTTTAAATAATAGTACACCAGTATCAGAATATAAAAAGTTCAATAATAATTGGCATGGTTTTGAAAGTCATAATCATTGTAATTCAGGTAGTGGTAGATTTAACCATTAccggaataattattattcaacTCCAAAgttaaatttcaataattcatACTCTCCTTACAAGCTACCTGGTAAACAACTCTTTTATGGTCAGAAAAAG GGTTTCCACAAGGATACGCGTAGACAGAATgacatatcacgttatatagattTGAAATCTTTTTTGGAAGATCCTTGGGCGGAATTAACAAAGAAGTTAATGAAGGATAAAGAAGCAATCGGGAATGAATCATCTAAAATTGTATTGTCATTATCGCCGCAATTAGCTTATGTACATACAGAATCGTATTCTGAATCTAAATCTACATCAAGCATTGACAATTCTTACTGTAGTCCAGAATCTAAGAGTGAATCTTCTATAGATGGGAAATTTGGATTAGATGATACAGATATTAGTAATGTATCAAGAACAGAGAGTTCAATAGATTTAAAAGTCGACAGTGTAAAATTTAGTCAAGAATCAAAAAATGACAATGTTTGCAATAATAATGACGATAGTGTTAATGAAGGCATTCTCAATGAAAATAACGTTAGTAATATTAACGACATTTGTTCATCAAAGATGAATATTATTCAAGATCTCAAATAA
- the LOC126916235 gene encoding uncharacterized protein LOC126916235 isoform X2, whose protein sequence is MVLKVIIIVIQLPGKQLFYGQKKGFHKDTRRQNDISRYIDLKSFLEDPWAELTKKLMKDKEAIGNESSKIVLSLSPQLAYVHTESYSESKSTSSIDNSYCSPESKSESSIDGKFGLDDTDISNVSRTESSIDLKVDSVKFSQESKNDNVCNNNDDSVNEGILNENNVSNINDICSSKMNIIQDLK, encoded by the exons ATGGTTTTGAAAGTCATAATCATTGTAATTCAG CTACCTGGTAAACAACTCTTTTATGGTCAGAAAAAG GGTTTCCACAAGGATACGCGTAGACAGAATgacatatcacgttatatagattTGAAATCTTTTTTGGAAGATCCTTGGGCGGAATTAACAAAGAAGTTAATGAAGGATAAAGAAGCAATCGGGAATGAATCATCTAAAATTGTATTGTCATTATCGCCGCAATTAGCTTATGTACATACAGAATCGTATTCTGAATCTAAATCTACATCAAGCATTGACAATTCTTACTGTAGTCCAGAATCTAAGAGTGAATCTTCTATAGATGGGAAATTTGGATTAGATGATACAGATATTAGTAATGTATCAAGAACAGAGAGTTCAATAGATTTAAAAGTCGACAGTGTAAAATTTAGTCAAGAATCAAAAAATGACAATGTTTGCAATAATAATGACGATAGTGTTAATGAAGGCATTCTCAATGAAAATAACGTTAGTAATATTAACGACATTTGTTCATCAAAGATGAATATTATTCAAGATCTCAAATAA